Sequence from the Spirochaetia bacterium 38H-sp genome:
CAAGTATGTGGATCCGGATGGGAGATGGTTTGGGGCAGATGATATTATTACAGGGCCTGTAGATGAAGTATTAGTGTTAGGAATCCTTGGAGTGTTGTCATTATTAGGGGTAAAAGAGGCTCAGGACACTCTTGAAACAGTAACCGAAGTATTTGAGAATGGGTTTAATGGTATTTTCACTAGTAAAGAAGAAACAAATGATGGACCTGAAATAACTACAGATAATCCACCAATACGGGGAAAACCAAATAGCACAACACGACAAGTAGATGAAAATGGCAACCCAATAAAAGATAGACACTATGGACCCGATGGAAATGCAGATTATGATATAGACCATACAGACCATGGTAATCCAACAAATCATCCCGATGTTCCTCACAAACACGATTGGGATTGGACTAATCCTGACAGTCCTGTTAGAGGTCCAGGAGCACCAATAGAACAATAGAATAAGAGGAGAACATATATGAATAATGATATTATTGGTAAAAAAATTATTGAAGATTATTTCGGATATTTCCCCACTTTTCATGATTGTGAAATTGTTGAACTAAAATTCAATAGAGATAAGAATTATGCTGAAATTACACTCTATGTTTTTGATACTGCAAAAGAAACTGATGATAATGGACATTTCAAAAAACAAAAAGAATGTTTTATCTCATTTGAAATAAGAAATTTAGAAGATATGTTATTAAAAGGATTTAATCATCAAAATGTATTAGAAAGAATAAGATTTGTAAAAACTGATGATGATAAAATCAAGATATATTTAGATGGATGCTTTGGTTTATCAGGATATATTAAAGCAGAAAAAGTATCCGTTCTATCATTAAAAAGTAAAGAATAACAACTACTGATATGTCAGATAGATTATGCAACCCCTTTTCTGTAAATTACGGAAGAAGCAGGTCGATTGTCAGACTCGGGCAAGTAACGTTTTTCGCTCTGCCATTGATCGTGTTGCTCGATCAACATGGAAAGTCTCGGGCGCGGTCGTCTACGACAGCGCGGGGCGGACAGTCGCGGAAGGGAAGCCCGTGTTTGTGGAGGGAGTTTCGTATCCGGCCATGGTGGGAATCGTTTGGCCGACCACCAAAGCGTATGACTCTCTGGAGCGCGTGACCACGGTGACGGAGTCTGACGGTAGCGTAGTCACGATTTCCTACGGCATACAGAACGAACGGCGCTACCAGAAGACCGTAGATCCCCTCATGAACGCGAGCATCCAGTTCTCGGACATCCGGGAAAATATCCTCGAGGTGCAGCGCCTGAACAGCTCTGGTACGGTGCTGACGAGGGCGCGCTACGAATACAACGCCCTCGGGGAAATGCTCTGCGCCCTCGATGACAGGGGCACACCGGTTACGGTTAGCTACGACCTCCTCGGCCGCAAAACCGCCCTTGAGTCCCCGAACTCAGGCCGGGTTGAATACAGCTATGATAACGCGAGCAACGTGGTCCGAAAGACCGACAGCAACGTCCGGGCAAAGGGCGAAGCCATTAGCTACGTCTATGATGAGCTTAATCGCCTTATAAAGACCGATTACTCCCGCAGCCCTGACGTGACCTATGTGTACGGAGGCCCTGAGATCTCGAGTTTGAACGGAGCAGGGCGGCTCCTCTCGGTCACGGACGGCACGGGCACGACAAGCTACAGCTATGGCATGCTCGGCGAGGTGACCGGTAAGACGCGCACCATAGAGCGGCTCACGGGCTACACCGATCCTGAAACCGCAACCTTTGCGTACTGCACGAACTACCTTGGGCAGATGGACAGCATCACGTATCCTGACGGAGAAACCATAACCTACCGCTACGACCGAGGTGGCAACCTCTCGGGCGTTACCGGCATCCTGGAGAGCGATTACGGCCCCGTGGTGACCGAGTATGTGAAGGACAGCGCGTACAACCCTCGGGGACAGCGCACCTACATCGAGTACGCAAACGGCGTCCGCACACGGTACGAGTACGATAAAGACCTCACGTGGCAGATATTGTAAAATAAGCTTTGCAATTTGATAGTTAAAAAGCAGCAGTCAAATACTGCTCTCCTTTCTTTGCCCCTTATTTGCCGGAGGCAGGAGCGGCCGCAGCCTGCTTGCTGTGGTGTGCTGCATAGGCTGCGGCTGCGACGTTCGGTATAAAGTCTTAAAAATTGTGAAGCAAAGTTTGGTAACGTTGTGTTATAATGTTGGAGGCTGGTTTTAGAGAAGGGAAGTATGGGAGAGGCGTTATGAGTGGGATGAGGAGAACAGGCTTAAGGCGAGCATAGAGGGGGATTTGACAGTAAATTATGTGTACGGAGCGGATGGAGAGAGAGCGGTAAAGTACAGCAGGCTTGGGGAGACTTTGTATTTTGACAGCATGTGGGTGGTGTGTCCTGACAGAAGAGAGCAGATGAGCAAGAATGTGTATGTGGGAGAGGTGAGGGTAGCGACCAGGGTAAACGCACGTACAAATGGGAGTGTGGCATATGCAGTGGAGAATACCTATTATTACCACAGTGACCATGTGGGGAGTGCGCAGCTTGTAACGGATTACCGTGGGGAGATATATGAGAGGATAGAGTATACGCCGTACGGGGAAGTGTGGATAGAGAGTAAGGCTGGCAGCGGATTGTACAGTACGCCGTACAGGTTTACGGGTAATGAGCTTGATGAGG
This genomic interval carries:
- a CDS encoding Imm50 family immunity protein: MNNDIIGKKIIEDYFGYFPTFHDCEIVELKFNRDKNYAEITLYVFDTAKETDDNGHFKKQKECFISFEIRNLEDMLLKGFNHQNVLERIRFVKTDDDKIKIYLDGCFGLSGYIKAEKVSVLSLKSKE